A window of Lytechinus variegatus isolate NC3 chromosome 15, Lvar_3.0, whole genome shotgun sequence contains these coding sequences:
- the LOC121429111 gene encoding prokineticin receptor 2-like, with protein MNPLRPRMTHNTTMTILIFIWIVSAAVVIPTAIYSKTFIIVGPGGQILTQCGEMGWRNSALKVNTLFLVIGEFIFPLLLMCIIYFLIARRLWFRQVPCDHLTEQQEANAEASKRRTIRMLIIVVGLFAVCWAPYNGFSIARDFYLQTRQESLYKTINTVFYMVEALAMSNSMFNTLIYIFFNANFRKCVFQMFTPAHRTCSYQSTVRVRYSRPTQAAKASSNHYDACNNRHDTSQDTARTSFYQNEVR; from the coding sequence ATGAACCCTCTACGACCTCGGATGACCCATAACACCACAATGACCATTCTTATCTTCATTTGGATAGTCTCCGCCGCAGTCGTCATCCCAACCGCAATCTACAGCAAGACATTCATAATAGTGGGTCCGGGAGGGCAGATACTGACTCAATGCGGCGAGATGGGCTGGCGGAACTCTGCCCTGAAGGTCAACACGCTCTTCCTCGTCATCGGCGAGTTCATCTTCCCTCTCCTCCTCATGTGCATTATTTACTTTCTGATCGCCAGGCGACTGTGGTTCCGCCAAGTTCCGTGCGATCATCTGACGGAGCAACAGGAGGCGAACGCGGAAGCGTCTAAGAGGCGGACAATACGCATGCTCATTATCGTCGTGGGCTTGTTCGCGGTTTGTTGGGCGCCGTACAACGGATTCTCGATAGCCAGGGATTTCTATCTCCAAACGCGCCAGGAATCGTTATACAAGACCATTAACACCGTGTTTTACATGGTTGAAGCCTTAGCCATGAGCAACAGCATGTTCAACACGCTAATTTATATCTTCTTCAACGCCAACTTTCGGAAGTGTGTGTTTCAAATGTTTACGCCTGCGCATCGGACATGTTCCTACCAATCGACTGTCAGGGTGCGGTATTCCCGCCCAACACAAGCCGCAAAAGCCTCATCCAACCATTATGATGCGTGCAATAACAGGCATGATACATCGCAAGATACCGCCAGAACTTCATTCTATCAAAACGAGGTTCGGTAG